One window from the genome of Candidatus Limnocylindrales bacterium encodes:
- a CDS encoding ATP-binding protein, which produces MTSEDSIRTADHEAVLASLLEAVVAFGPGGQVNFVNPAAESLLSRSGRTLIGRDLSNVFRSTPWIAEMLRRLGPEHPVVREQGELVLSNGNVPVLAEASLVPEREAIETAGTLVLYDLTRRGELQNQENQRRRVAELDRMAAQFAHEINNPLSGIRGAAQLLGRKLAERHDLVEYTELIVRQVDRLSELVEALMALEAPVLRKQPVNVHRIMDELMLLERSSADQRGIVFEAEFDPSLPEVSGDPARLEQLFLNILRNAVAHCPPSLGRIRVATRMDNSFYVDRNSERVSFLSVSIADNGPGLDEEALENCFSPLFSRRPGGHGMGLAIAGAIAMAHDGRIRAANVPGGGAIFHVSLPLARTREPIKGEHP; this is translated from the coding sequence GTGACGTCCGAGGATTCCATCCGCACCGCCGATCACGAAGCGGTGCTGGCGAGCTTGCTCGAAGCAGTTGTGGCCTTTGGCCCCGGCGGACAGGTGAACTTCGTTAATCCCGCGGCCGAGTCCCTGCTCAGCCGTTCCGGCCGCACGCTGATCGGCCGCGACCTTTCCAACGTCTTCCGCTCCACACCCTGGATTGCCGAAATGCTGCGCCGGCTTGGCCCCGAGCATCCGGTGGTTCGCGAACAGGGTGAGCTCGTGCTGTCGAACGGCAACGTTCCGGTGCTGGCCGAGGCATCGCTGGTTCCCGAGCGCGAAGCGATCGAGACCGCCGGCACGCTCGTGCTCTACGACCTGACCCGGCGCGGCGAGCTTCAGAATCAGGAAAATCAGCGCCGGCGCGTCGCCGAGCTCGACCGCATGGCCGCCCAGTTCGCCCATGAGATCAACAACCCGCTCTCGGGCATTCGCGGCGCAGCGCAGCTCCTCGGCCGCAAGCTCGCCGAGCGCCACGACCTGGTCGAATACACCGAGCTGATCGTTCGCCAGGTCGATCGCCTGAGCGAGCTCGTCGAAGCCCTGATGGCGCTCGAAGCTCCCGTGCTGCGCAAGCAGCCGGTCAACGTCCATCGCATCATGGACGAGCTCATGCTGCTCGAGCGCAGCTCGGCCGACCAGCGCGGCATCGTGTTCGAAGCCGAGTTCGATCCGAGCCTGCCCGAAGTCAGCGGCGATCCCGCACGGCTCGAGCAGCTGTTCCTGAACATCCTGCGCAATGCGGTCGCGCACTGTCCGCCTTCTCTCGGACGGATCCGCGTCGCTACCAGGATGGACAATTCGTTTTATGTGGACCGTAACTCCGAACGCGTCTCGTTTCTGAGCGTGTCGATTGCCGACAACGGACCGGGTCTGGACGAGGAGGCGCTCGAGAACTGTTTCTCGCCGCTGTTCTCGCGCAGGCCGGGAGGTCACGGCATGGGACTGGCGATCGCGGGGGCGATCGCGATGGCTCACGACGGACGCATTCGCGCAGCAAACGTTCCCGGCGGCGGAGCCATTTTCCATGTCAGCCTTCCGCTGGCCCGCACGCGTGAACCGATCAAAGGAGAACATCCGTGA
- a CDS encoding sigma-54 dependent transcriptional regulator — translation MTTLRKGTALVVDDEADVRKVIGDALTETGCTVMTAGDAESALEILDQGGVDLAFVDINLGRASGFDILDSVRKRGTSTDIVVITGKASVANAIEATRRGAYDYVTKPFDIDHLISLAQRILDSRAAVRSLPEPVASTEPAAKAEIVGQSAAMQEVYKIIGRMASSPTTVLIQGESGTGKEVVARAIHAYSTRAEGPFVAVNCSAIPADLLESEMFGHERGAFTGATERRIGKFEQARNGTLFLDEVSDMPLALQAKLLRVLQEREFSRVGGHELLPAECRVLAATNRGLESEVEAGRFREDLYFRLKVVVIDLPPLRERRQDIPDLVRHFLDRINARERFKVKGVSAEAMSLLVEQHWKGNVRELENVLLRASALAPDRVLGVSDLPIKPRTSAPVMDLSVPLTDILSAKIREMLASFGTAEPRDLHARVLAMVEKPLFEAVLESTGGNQLKAADILGINRNTLRKKITDYGISLSRART, via the coding sequence GTGACGACCCTAAGAAAGGGCACCGCGCTCGTCGTCGACGACGAGGCCGATGTACGCAAGGTGATCGGCGACGCGCTGACCGAAACCGGCTGCACCGTGATGACGGCCGGAGACGCCGAAAGCGCGCTCGAGATCCTCGACCAGGGCGGAGTGGATCTCGCATTCGTCGACATCAATCTCGGACGTGCGAGCGGATTCGACATTCTCGATTCCGTGCGCAAGCGCGGAACCAGCACCGACATCGTCGTCATCACCGGCAAGGCCTCGGTCGCCAACGCGATCGAAGCGACCCGTCGCGGCGCGTACGACTACGTGACCAAACCGTTCGACATCGACCACCTGATCTCGCTCGCGCAGCGGATTCTCGACAGCCGCGCCGCCGTGCGCTCGCTGCCGGAGCCCGTCGCGAGCACCGAGCCCGCGGCGAAGGCGGAGATCGTCGGCCAGTCCGCGGCGATGCAGGAGGTCTACAAGATCATTGGCCGCATGGCCTCGAGCCCGACGACGGTGCTCATCCAGGGCGAAAGCGGCACCGGCAAGGAAGTCGTCGCGCGTGCGATCCACGCATATTCGACGCGCGCCGAGGGGCCGTTCGTTGCGGTCAACTGCTCGGCGATTCCCGCGGACCTGCTCGAAAGCGAAATGTTCGGACACGAGCGTGGTGCATTCACCGGTGCGACCGAGCGCCGCATCGGCAAATTCGAACAGGCCAGGAACGGTACGCTGTTTCTCGACGAAGTCAGCGACATGCCGCTCGCGCTTCAGGCCAAGCTTCTGCGCGTGCTGCAGGAACGCGAGTTCTCGCGCGTCGGCGGTCACGAGCTGCTGCCGGCCGAATGCCGCGTGCTCGCGGCAACCAACCGCGGCCTGGAAAGCGAAGTCGAAGCCGGCCGCTTCCGCGAAGACCTGTACTTCCGGCTGAAGGTCGTCGTGATCGACCTGCCGCCGCTTCGCGAGCGCCGCCAGGACATCCCCGACCTCGTCCGCCATTTCCTCGATCGCATCAATGCGCGCGAGCGCTTCAAGGTGAAAGGCGTTTCCGCCGAAGCCATGTCGCTGCTGGTCGAGCAGCACTGGAAGGGCAACGTCCGCGAGCTCGAGAACGTGCTGCTGCGGGCATCGGCGCTCGCGCCCGATCGCGTGCTCGGCGTCTCCGACCTTCCCATCAAGCCGCGCACCAGCGCACCGGTCATGGATTTGTCGGTGCCGCTGACCGACATTCTCAGCGCCAAGATCCGCGAGATGCTGGCTTCGTTCGGCACCGCGGAGCCGCGCGACCTGCATGCGCGCGTGCTCGCGATGGTCGAAAAGCCGTTGTTCGAAGCGGTGCTCGAATCGACCGGCGGCAACCAGCTGAAGGCCGCCGACATCCTCGGGATCAACCGCAACACGCTGCGCAAGAAAATCACCGACTACGGCATCTCGCTGTCGCGCGCACGGACGTGA
- the thiE gene encoding thiamine phosphate synthase, whose product MTAPAFRLPRFYPIVNVADAGDAAIERAYRTAAHLAGCGVALMQLRAKPLGGGAMTALAKRLVEAFGAGGVALIVNDRADVAAASGAAGVHVGDEDLPVDAARRVLSAAGSASIVGYSTHSVAEAIAASSFDADYLGFGPVFDSPTKAGVRDARGLELLAEVCRMATLPVVAIGGITLETAPLCWKAGAESVAVISDLERVGDLRARVAEWQRSAREFSPE is encoded by the coding sequence GTGACGGCACCGGCCTTTCGCCTTCCGCGCTTCTATCCGATCGTCAATGTTGCCGATGCAGGCGACGCTGCGATCGAGCGGGCGTACCGCACGGCGGCCCATCTTGCCGGCTGCGGCGTCGCGCTGATGCAGCTTCGCGCCAAGCCGCTTGGCGGCGGCGCGATGACGGCGCTCGCGAAGAGACTGGTTGAAGCGTTCGGTGCCGGCGGCGTAGCGCTCATCGTCAACGATCGCGCCGACGTCGCGGCGGCGTCCGGCGCCGCGGGCGTGCACGTCGGCGACGAGGATCTGCCGGTCGATGCTGCGCGGCGGGTTCTGTCGGCGGCGGGCAGCGCATCGATCGTCGGCTATTCCACGCACAGCGTGGCGGAGGCGATCGCCGCATCTTCCTTCGATGCGGACTACCTCGGCTTCGGACCGGTTTTCGACAGCCCGACAAAAGCCGGCGTGCGCGACGCGCGCGGGCTCGAGCTGCTCGCCGAAGTCTGTCGGATGGCGACGCTTCCCGTGGTTGCGATCGGCGGGATCACGCTGGAGACGGCGCCGCTCTGCTGGAAGGCAGGCGCCGAAAGCGTCGCGGTGATCAGCGATCTCGAACGGGTTGGGGATCTGCGCGCACGCGTCGCCGAGTGGCAGCGGTCCGCGCGCGAATTCTCGCCGGAGTGA
- the dnaB gene encoding replicative DNA helicase: MDENKAAYTRVPPHSQEAEESVLGALLTDSDAFDRIADLVVATDFYAERHARIFAAISSLQAQARPADVITVTEALKHSGELQRVGGTAYLVELAEKVVTAANVDHYARLIHDKSILRRLIRTSSEILTGAYESRGATREFLDKAEQAIFELSSDHSGTALRRIDTLIGPTVERIEMLFERKSDVTGVATGYYDLDHKTAGLQPSDLIIVAGRPSMGKTAFCLNIAEYAAGESNVGVAIFSMEMSSDQLVMRMLCSQAEIDNSRVRTGNLHDRDIKNIALTAGKLGGAPIYIDDTAAQTVLEIRAKARRLKHDAQAGLGLIIIDYLQLMRGTGEDSREQEISAISRSLKALAKELSVPIVALSQLNRQVEQRADKRPGMADLRESGALEQDADVIVFLYRDEQYNADTPEPGVAEIIIAKQRNGPTGTVRLMFDKAFARFRNFSTREDASSPAGYGGGRYE; encoded by the coding sequence ATGGACGAGAACAAAGCCGCCTACACCCGCGTTCCGCCGCACAGCCAGGAAGCCGAGGAGTCCGTCCTTGGCGCGCTGCTGACCGATTCGGACGCGTTCGACCGCATCGCCGACCTGGTGGTCGCCACCGATTTCTATGCCGAGCGGCATGCCCGCATCTTCGCGGCGATCAGCTCGCTGCAGGCGCAGGCGCGGCCGGCTGACGTGATCACCGTGACCGAAGCGCTCAAGCACTCCGGAGAGCTGCAGCGCGTGGGCGGCACGGCCTATCTGGTCGAGCTTGCCGAAAAAGTCGTGACGGCGGCCAACGTCGACCACTACGCGCGGCTGATCCATGACAAATCGATCCTGCGCCGGCTGATCCGTACGTCATCCGAGATCCTGACCGGTGCGTACGAGTCGCGCGGCGCGACGCGCGAGTTTCTCGACAAGGCCGAGCAGGCGATCTTCGAGCTGTCGTCCGATCATTCGGGAACCGCGCTGCGGCGCATCGATACGCTGATCGGGCCGACGGTCGAGCGCATCGAGATGCTGTTCGAGCGCAAGTCCGACGTAACGGGCGTTGCGACCGGATACTACGATCTCGACCACAAGACGGCAGGGCTGCAGCCGTCGGATCTGATCATCGTGGCGGGCAGACCGAGTATGGGGAAGACCGCCTTCTGTCTGAATATCGCCGAATACGCCGCCGGCGAGAGCAACGTCGGTGTTGCGATCTTCTCGATGGAAATGAGCTCGGACCAGCTCGTGATGCGCATGCTGTGCTCGCAGGCGGAGATCGACAACTCGCGCGTGCGTACCGGAAACCTTCACGATCGCGACATCAAGAACATCGCGCTGACGGCGGGCAAGCTCGGCGGCGCGCCGATCTACATCGACGATACGGCTGCGCAGACCGTGCTCGAGATCCGCGCGAAGGCGCGGCGGCTCAAGCACGACGCGCAGGCGGGACTCGGCCTGATCATCATCGACTACCTCCAGCTGATGCGCGGCACCGGTGAGGACAGCCGTGAACAGGAGATCTCGGCGATCTCCCGGTCGCTCAAGGCGCTGGCGAAGGAGCTGAGCGTGCCGATCGTAGCGCTCTCGCAGCTCAACCGTCAGGTCGAGCAGCGCGCCGACAAGCGCCCCGGCATGGCCGATCTCCGCGAATCGGGCGCACTCGAGCAGGACGCCGACGTCATCGTCTTCCTTTACCGCGACGAGCAGTACAATGCCGACACGCCCGAGCCGGGTGTCGCAGAAATCATCATCGCGAAGCAGCGTAACGGACCGACCGGAACAGTGCGGCTGATGTTCGACAAGGCGTTCGCGCGGTTCCGGAACTTCAGCACGCGCGAGGATGCGTCGTCGCCGGCCGGATACGGGGGAGGGCGGTACGAGTAG
- a CDS encoding helical backbone metal receptor, whose product MRIVSLVPSLTETLIDFGLADAIVGRTRWCTEPPDVVEKIEAVGGTKNPDVARIIELRPDLVIVNKEENRLEDCRAIEAAGIRLHVTHPCTVADAADMLEELGAACGATARGAELAQRCRDSIAAAHAGSGGQGVATFCPIWRKPWMTFRRATYIGDMLERSGCRNVFGDRAGPDFFEITIDEVLAAAPELIVLPDEPFVFEERHADELRAGGLDARYLLIDGKDLAWYGPRIPGAIERLSRAVRGAG is encoded by the coding sequence ATGCGGATCGTTTCGCTCGTGCCGAGCCTGACGGAGACACTGATCGACTTCGGCCTTGCCGATGCGATTGTCGGCCGCACGCGCTGGTGCACCGAGCCGCCGGACGTCGTCGAAAAGATCGAAGCCGTCGGCGGCACCAAGAATCCCGACGTGGCTCGCATCATCGAGCTGCGGCCCGACCTCGTCATCGTCAACAAGGAAGAAAACCGTCTCGAGGATTGCCGCGCGATCGAGGCGGCCGGGATCCGGCTGCACGTTACGCATCCGTGCACGGTCGCCGACGCGGCCGACATGCTCGAAGAGCTCGGAGCAGCGTGCGGTGCGACTGCCCGCGGCGCCGAGCTTGCCCAGCGATGCCGGGATTCGATCGCTGCCGCGCACGCCGGCAGCGGAGGCCAGGGCGTCGCGACGTTCTGCCCGATCTGGCGCAAACCGTGGATGACGTTTCGCCGCGCGACCTACATTGGCGACATGCTCGAGCGATCGGGATGTCGGAATGTCTTCGGCGATCGCGCTGGACCGGACTTCTTCGAGATCACGATCGACGAAGTCCTCGCCGCGGCCCCGGAGCTCATCGTCCTTCCCGACGAGCCGTTCGTCTTCGAAGAGCGCCATGCCGACGAGCTGCGGGCGGGCGGCCTCGACGCCCGCTACCTGCTCATCGACGGCAAGGACCTCGCCTGGTACGGCCCGAGGATTCCCGGCGCGATCGAGCGGCTCTCGCGCGCCGTTCGCGGCGCGGGCTGA
- a CDS encoding acetyl-CoA C-acetyltransferase, with translation MSSRAVIVSATRTAIGSFQGAFADKPAPELGGLAIAEAISRAGIDPASVDEVILGNVLAANLGLNAARVAALKGGVPKEVPSFGVNKACGSGLKAVALAAQSILTGEAECVIAGGMENMTLAPYLLAKARTGYRMGHEQIIDSMIADGLTCPITFTHMGITAENIAAKYGITREAQDAFSAASQQKAAAAQASGAFDEEIFAVEIPQKKGDPIRVTKDEYVRGNTTEETLSKLRPAFKKDGSVTAGNASGINDGAAALVVMSEARAKAEKLTPIAYILGAAAAGVDPAIMGMGPWPASEKVLKRTGIKKNDIGLWELNEAFAAQSLGVLAELGIEAAKVNVNGGAVALGHPIGASGARVLVTLLHAMKKRNVSLGLASLCIGGGQGISMVVERAA, from the coding sequence GTGAGCAGCAGAGCAGTCATCGTCAGCGCAACCCGCACCGCCATCGGAAGCTTCCAGGGAGCATTTGCGGACAAGCCGGCACCGGAGCTCGGTGGCCTTGCGATCGCCGAAGCGATCAGCCGCGCCGGGATCGACCCCGCGTCGGTTGACGAAGTGATCCTCGGCAACGTTCTTGCCGCGAACCTCGGACTGAACGCCGCGCGCGTCGCAGCCCTCAAGGGCGGAGTCCCGAAGGAAGTTCCGAGCTTCGGCGTGAACAAGGCCTGCGGCTCCGGCCTCAAGGCCGTCGCGCTGGCCGCCCAGTCGATCCTGACGGGCGAGGCCGAGTGCGTCATCGCCGGCGGCATGGAGAACATGACGCTCGCGCCGTACCTTCTCGCCAAGGCGCGCACCGGCTACCGCATGGGCCACGAGCAGATCATCGATTCGATGATCGCCGACGGGCTTACGTGCCCGATCACGTTCACGCACATGGGAATCACTGCAGAGAACATCGCCGCCAAGTACGGCATCACGCGCGAGGCGCAGGATGCGTTCTCCGCAGCGAGCCAGCAGAAGGCTGCGGCCGCGCAGGCCAGCGGCGCGTTCGACGAAGAGATCTTCGCCGTCGAGATTCCGCAGAAGAAAGGCGACCCGATCCGCGTGACCAAGGACGAATACGTTCGCGGCAACACCACCGAGGAGACGCTCTCGAAGCTACGCCCGGCGTTCAAGAAAGACGGCAGCGTCACCGCCGGCAACGCGTCCGGAATCAACGACGGCGCAGCTGCGCTCGTCGTCATGTCGGAGGCGCGCGCCAAGGCCGAGAAGCTGACGCCGATCGCGTACATCCTCGGCGCGGCTGCTGCCGGCGTCGACCCGGCGATCATGGGCATGGGCCCGTGGCCTGCGTCGGAGAAAGTGCTCAAGCGAACCGGCATCAAGAAGAACGACATCGGCCTGTGGGAGCTCAACGAGGCGTTCGCCGCGCAGTCGCTCGGCGTACTCGCCGAGCTCGGCATCGAAGCCGCCAAGGTCAACGTCAACGGCGGCGCGGTCGCGCTCGGTCATCCGATCGGTGCCAGCGGCGCGCGCGTCCTCGTGACGCTGCTGCACGCGATGAAGAAGCGCAACGTGTCGCTCGGCCTTGCGTCGCTCTGCATCGGCGGAGGGCAGGGCATCTCGATGGTCGTCGAGCGCGCAGCCTGA
- a CDS encoding cobalamin B12-binding domain-containing protein, producing MSDKVLRILVAKPGLDGHDRGAKIIARALRDAGFEVIYTGLHQTPEMIAETAVQEDVDCVGLSILSGAHMTLFPRILTLMKEKGVGDIPIFGGGIVPEEDIAELKSLGIKEIFTPGASTKDIVDWIRTNIDARA from the coding sequence GTGTCCGACAAGGTTCTGAGAATTCTGGTGGCAAAACCCGGCCTCGACGGCCACGACCGCGGCGCGAAGATCATCGCGCGCGCGCTGCGCGATGCCGGCTTCGAGGTCATCTATACGGGTCTCCACCAGACGCCGGAGATGATCGCCGAGACCGCCGTCCAGGAAGACGTCGACTGCGTGGGCCTGTCCATTCTTTCGGGCGCGCACATGACATTGTTCCCGCGCATTCTTACGTTGATGAAGGAAAAGGGCGTGGGCGACATTCCGATCTTCGGCGGCGGCATCGTGCCGGAGGAGGACATCGCCGAGCTCAAGTCGCTCGGGATCAAGGAAATCTTCACGCCCGGAGCGAGCACCAAGGACATCGTCGACTGGATTCGTACGAACATCGACGCCCGCGCCTGA
- a CDS encoding methylmalonyl-CoA mutase family protein, with protein sequence MRDSNTARTIEPRQVRPKHSTISGMELEECYRAGDAAGEVGEPGRYPFTRGVYPTMYRTKPWTMRQFAGFGSAADTNERFKYLLAHGAAGLSTAFDMPTLMGYDADHARAEGEVGREGVAVSTIEDMLVLFDGIRLDEVTTSMTVNCSASVLLAMYLVVGERQGCSWKNLGGTIQNDMFKEFIAQKEWISPPEPSLRIVTDMIEFCMKEAPKWHPVSISGYHIREAGSTAVQELAFTLADGIGYVDAAVKRGLDPDDFGPRLSFFFNIHNDFLEEIAKIRAARRLWARIMRERFGAKTDRACLMRTHAQTSGVSLTAQQPLNNVVRVTVQALAAVLAGVQSLHTNSLDETLALPSEEAVTVALRTQQILAEESGIVNTVDPLGGSYAIEALTDRMEREAEEYIRRIDDLGGIVRAIEIGYPQAEIADAAYAFQQSIDENEYITVGVNGYTMEDGKALEILRIDRGLEKEQREKVSAFKAGRNAKKVAERIEAVRSAAREDRNLMPPVIEAVREGVTVGEISDVYREVFGIYQDPATV encoded by the coding sequence ATGCGCGATTCGAACACGGCACGCACGATCGAACCACGGCAGGTTCGGCCAAAGCACTCGACGATCTCCGGCATGGAGCTCGAGGAGTGCTACCGCGCCGGCGACGCCGCGGGCGAGGTCGGGGAGCCCGGCCGTTATCCGTTCACGCGCGGCGTCTACCCGACGATGTACCGGACCAAGCCGTGGACGATGCGCCAGTTCGCGGGCTTCGGCAGCGCCGCCGACACCAACGAGCGCTTCAAGTACCTGCTCGCCCACGGAGCCGCCGGCCTTTCGACCGCTTTCGATATGCCGACGCTGATGGGCTACGACGCCGACCACGCCCGCGCCGAGGGCGAAGTCGGTCGCGAAGGCGTCGCCGTCTCGACGATCGAAGACATGCTGGTGCTGTTCGACGGGATCCGTCTCGACGAGGTGACGACCTCGATGACGGTCAACTGCTCGGCCTCGGTGCTGCTTGCGATGTACCTCGTGGTCGGCGAGCGCCAAGGGTGCTCGTGGAAGAACCTCGGCGGCACCATCCAGAACGACATGTTCAAGGAGTTCATCGCGCAGAAGGAATGGATCAGTCCGCCCGAGCCGTCGCTGCGGATCGTGACCGACATGATCGAGTTCTGCATGAAGGAAGCGCCGAAGTGGCATCCGGTATCGATCAGCGGCTACCATATCCGCGAAGCCGGCTCGACGGCGGTCCAGGAGCTCGCGTTCACGCTCGCCGACGGGATCGGTTACGTCGACGCGGCCGTCAAGCGCGGGCTTGACCCGGACGACTTCGGACCGCGCCTGTCGTTCTTCTTCAACATCCACAACGACTTCCTCGAAGAGATCGCCAAGATCCGCGCGGCGCGGCGCCTGTGGGCGCGCATCATGCGCGAGCGCTTCGGCGCCAAGACCGACCGCGCCTGCCTGATGCGCACGCACGCGCAGACGTCGGGAGTTTCGCTGACCGCGCAGCAGCCGCTCAACAACGTCGTTCGCGTCACCGTGCAGGCGCTGGCCGCGGTTCTGGCCGGAGTGCAGTCGCTGCACACCAATTCGCTCGACGAAACGCTCGCGCTTCCGTCGGAAGAGGCGGTCACCGTCGCGCTGCGCACGCAGCAGATCCTCGCCGAGGAAAGCGGCATCGTGAACACCGTCGACCCGCTCGGCGGCAGCTATGCGATCGAAGCGCTCACCGACCGCATGGAGCGCGAGGCCGAGGAGTACATCCGCCGCATCGACGATCTCGGCGGCATCGTGCGCGCGATCGAGATCGGCTATCCGCAGGCCGAGATCGCCGACGCCGCATACGCATTCCAGCAGTCGATCGACGAAAACGAGTACATCACCGTCGGCGTCAACGGCTACACGATGGAAGACGGCAAGGCGCTCGAGATCCTGCGCATCGACCGCGGCCTCGAGAAGGAGCAGCGCGAGAAAGTCTCGGCCTTCAAGGCGGGCCGCAATGCGAAGAAAGTCGCCGAGCGCATCGAAGCCGTGCGCAGCGCGGCGCGCGAGGACCGCAACCTGATGCCGCCGGTCATCGAAGCCGTGCGCGAAGGCGTGACCGTCGGCGAGATTTCGGACGTCTATCGCGAAGTCTTCGGCATCTACCAGGATCCCGCGACGGTTTGA
- the glpX gene encoding class II fructose-bisphosphatase: MERNLALELVRVTEAAALAAARENGRGDEMAPERIAAQAIHHAFSSIGAFQGEIVLGDPDGSGADPLSCGSRLGTSGAEVDVAVDPLEGGVSCALGGPNAMSIMALADPGCILRCPAGTYMDKIATGPDGHGVVDLDRSPLENLKRLAEARSCYVEDLTVVILDRPRHDTLIEQVREAGARVRLIPHGDVAAAMATAKEDAGVDMLLGAGGATQGVLSAAALKGLGGFMQCRFVPRSAADRDELYEIGIKDPSRKLGVDEMVRGHVLLAATGVTDGTFLEGVKFFKGGAVSHSVVMRSQSRTVRYLTTIHKFDYKPEY, encoded by the coding sequence ATGGAAAGAAACCTTGCACTCGAGCTCGTCCGTGTAACCGAAGCTGCTGCGCTCGCGGCTGCGCGCGAGAACGGGCGCGGCGACGAGATGGCGCCCGAGCGCATCGCGGCGCAGGCCATCCACCACGCGTTCTCGTCGATCGGAGCGTTCCAGGGCGAGATCGTCCTTGGCGATCCGGACGGAAGCGGTGCAGATCCGCTATCGTGCGGAAGCCGTCTCGGCACGTCCGGCGCCGAAGTCGACGTTGCCGTCGACCCGCTCGAAGGCGGGGTGAGCTGCGCACTCGGCGGCCCCAACGCGATGTCGATCATGGCGCTCGCCGATCCGGGCTGCATTCTTCGCTGCCCGGCCGGAACGTACATGGACAAGATCGCGACCGGCCCCGACGGGCACGGCGTCGTCGATCTCGACCGCTCTCCGCTAGAGAACCTGAAGCGGCTCGCCGAAGCCCGAAGCTGCTACGTCGAGGACCTCACCGTCGTCATCCTCGACCGGCCGCGGCACGATACGCTGATCGAGCAGGTGCGCGAGGCCGGAGCCCGCGTGCGGCTGATTCCGCACGGCGACGTGGCCGCTGCGATGGCGACCGCAAAGGAAGACGCCGGGGTCGACATGCTTCTCGGTGCCGGTGGCGCCACGCAGGGCGTGCTGAGCGCGGCGGCTCTCAAAGGCCTCGGCGGATTCATGCAGTGCCGCTTCGTGCCGCGCAGTGCGGCCGACCGCGACGAGCTCTACGAGATCGGCATCAAGGACCCGTCGCGCAAGCTCGGCGTCGACGAGATGGTGCGCGGCCATGTGCTGCTTGCGGCAACCGGCGTAACCGACGGAACGTTCCTCGAGGGCGTCAAGTTCTTCAAGGGCGGCGCGGTCAGCCACTCGGTGGTGATGCGCTCGCAATCGCGAACGGTTCGCTACCTGACGACCATCCACAAGTTCGACTACAAGCCCGAATACTGA
- the thrC gene encoding threonine synthase produces MSWPGLIEYYRDRLPIEDVEPVTLHEGNTPLIEVPRLAEKLGLSARVYVKYEGLNPTCSFKDRGMTMAITMAVAEGATAVICASTGNTSASAAAYAARAGLDCFVIIPDGNIAMGKLSQAVIHGAKVLAIQGNFDDAYRMVSGVAERRRVTVVNSINPHRLQGQKTAAFEICDTLGRAPDYHILPVGNAGNITAYWMGYSEYFHDAVVTSRPKMMGFQAAGSAPIVLGHPVAEPETIATAIRIGNPVSWKRAEAARNESGGVIEAVTDDEIMHAYKLLASSEGVFAEPASAASIAGLKKLADSGRIEPGAVIVCTLTGHGLKDPHNAIKSCPEPLRVRADIDTVLEAMGI; encoded by the coding sequence ATGAGCTGGCCCGGACTGATCGAGTATTACCGCGACCGACTGCCGATCGAGGACGTCGAGCCCGTCACGCTGCACGAGGGCAACACCCCGTTGATCGAGGTCCCGCGGCTCGCCGAGAAGCTCGGTCTCTCCGCCCGCGTCTACGTCAAATACGAGGGTCTGAACCCGACCTGTTCGTTCAAGGACAGGGGCATGACGATGGCCATCACGATGGCCGTGGCCGAGGGCGCGACCGCGGTCATCTGTGCGTCGACCGGCAACACCTCGGCCTCGGCAGCAGCCTACGCCGCACGCGCGGGCCTCGACTGCTTCGTGATCATTCCCGACGGCAACATCGCCATGGGAAAGCTCAGCCAGGCGGTGATACACGGCGCAAAAGTCCTCGCCATACAAGGCAATTTCGACGACGCATACCGGATGGTTTCGGGCGTTGCCGAGCGCCGGCGGGTCACCGTCGTCAATTCGATCAACCCGCACCGGCTGCAGGGCCAGAAGACCGCGGCGTTCGAAATCTGCGACACGCTCGGGCGGGCACCCGACTACCACATCCTTCCGGTCGGCAATGCCGGCAACATCACCGCCTACTGGATGGGCTACAGCGAGTACTTCCACGACGCCGTGGTCACGTCGCGGCCGAAGATGATGGGCTTCCAGGCGGCCGGCTCGGCGCCGATCGTGCTCGGACATCCGGTCGCCGAGCCGGAAACCATCGCGACGGCCATCCGGATCGGGAACCCCGTCAGCTGGAAACGCGCCGAGGCCGCCCGCAATGAGTCGGGCGGGGTGATCGAGGCGGTGACCGACGACGAGATCATGCACGCGTACAAGCTGCTCGCTTCGAGCGAGGGCGTCTTTGCCGAGCCGGCCTCGGCCGCATCGATCGCCGGGCTCAAGAAGCTCGCCGACAGTGGACGCATCGAGCCGGGCGCTGTGATAGTCTGCACGCTTACGGGCCACGGCCTCAAGGATCCCCACAACGCCATCAAGTCGTGTCCGGAGCCGCTGCGTGTGCGCGCCGACATCGATACGGTGCTCGAAGCGATGGGAATCTGA